In a single window of the Mus musculus strain C57BL/6J chromosome 6, GRCm38.p6 C57BL/6J genome:
- the Ldhb gene encoding L-lactate dehydrogenase B chain isoform Ldhb (isoform Ldhb is encoded by transcript variant 1) has product MATLKEKLIASVADDEAAVPNNKITVVGVGQVGMACAISILGKSLADELALVDVLEDKLKGEMMDLQHGSLFLQTPKIVADKDYSVTANSKIVVVTAGVRQQEGESRLNLVQRNVNVFKFIIPQIVKYSPDCTIIVVSNPVDILTYVTWKLSGLPKHRVIGSGCNLDSARFRYLMAEKLGIHPSSCHGWILGEHGDSSVAVWSGVNVAGVSLQELNPEMGTDNDSENWKEVHKMVVDSAYEVIKLKGYTNWAIGLSVADLIESMLKNLSRIHPVSTMVKGMYGIENEVFLSLPCILNARGLTSVINQKLKDDEVAQLRKSADTLWDIQKDLKDL; this is encoded by the exons ATGGCAACCCTTAAGGAGAAGCTCATTGCGTCCGTTGCAGATGATGAGGCTGCCGTCCCGAACAACAAGATCACTGTAGTGGGCGTTGGACAAGTGGGTATGGCATGTGCCATCAGCATTCTGGGAAAG TCTCTGGCTGATGAACTTGCCCTGGTGGATGTGTTGGAAGACAAGCTCAAAGGAGAGATGATGGACCTGCAGCACGGGAGCTTGTTCCTCCAGACTCCGAAAATTGTGGCCGATAAAG ATTACTCTGTGACAGCCAACTCTAAGATTGTGGTGGTGACGGCAGGAGTCCGCCAGCAGGAGGGGGAGAGTCGGCTCAACCTGGTGCAGAGAAATGTCAACGTGTTCAAGTTCATCATTCCTCAGATCGTCAAGTACAGCCCTGACTGCACCATCATCGTGGTTTCCAACCCAG TGGATATTCTGACTTACGTCACCTGGAAACTGAGCGGGCTACCTAAGCACCGTGTGATTGGAAGCGGATGCAATCTGGATTCTGCTCGATTCCGCTACCTCATGGCAGAGAAGCTTGGCATTCATCCCAGCAGCTGCCACGGATGGATCCTGGGCGAGCATGGAGACTCCAGTG tgGCTGTGTGGAGCGGGGTGAATGTGGCAGGAGTCTCCCTCCAGGAACTGAATCCAGAAATGGGGACAGACAATGACAGTGAGAACTGGAAGGAGGTGCATAAGATGGTGGTGGACAG TGCCTATGAAGTCATCAAGCTCAAAGGCTACACCAACTGGGCCATCGGCCTGAGCGTGGCTGACCTCATCGAGTCCATGCTGAAAAACCTCTCCCGGATTCACCCCGTGTCTACCATGGTGAAG GGAATGTACGGCATTGAGAATGAAGTCTTCCTCAGTCTCCCGTGCATCCTCAATGCTCGGGGGCTGACCAGCGTCATCAATCAGAAGCTGAAGGACGATGAGGTCGCTCAGCTCAGGAAGAGTGCGGACACCCTGTGGGACATCCAGAAAGACCTCAAAGACCTGTGA
- the Ldhb gene encoding L-lactate dehydrogenase B chain isoform Ldhbx (isoform Ldhbx is encoded by transcript variant 1), producing the protein MATLKEKLIASVADDEAAVPNNKITVVGVGQVGMACAISILGKSLADELALVDVLEDKLKGEMMDLQHGSLFLQTPKIVADKDYSVTANSKIVVVTAGVRQQEGESRLNLVQRNVNVFKFIIPQIVKYSPDCTIIVVSNPVDILTYVTWKLSGLPKHRVIGSGCNLDSARFRYLMAEKLGIHPSSCHGWILGEHGDSSVAVWSGVNVAGVSLQELNPEMGTDNDSENWKEVHKMVVDSAYEVIKLKGYTNWAIGLSVADLIESMLKNLSRIHPVSTMVKGMYGIENEVFLSLPCILNARGLTSVINQKLKDDEVAQLRKSADTLWDIQKDLKDLXLPVSRL; encoded by the exons ATGGCAACCCTTAAGGAGAAGCTCATTGCGTCCGTTGCAGATGATGAGGCTGCCGTCCCGAACAACAAGATCACTGTAGTGGGCGTTGGACAAGTGGGTATGGCATGTGCCATCAGCATTCTGGGAAAG TCTCTGGCTGATGAACTTGCCCTGGTGGATGTGTTGGAAGACAAGCTCAAAGGAGAGATGATGGACCTGCAGCACGGGAGCTTGTTCCTCCAGACTCCGAAAATTGTGGCCGATAAAG ATTACTCTGTGACAGCCAACTCTAAGATTGTGGTGGTGACGGCAGGAGTCCGCCAGCAGGAGGGGGAGAGTCGGCTCAACCTGGTGCAGAGAAATGTCAACGTGTTCAAGTTCATCATTCCTCAGATCGTCAAGTACAGCCCTGACTGCACCATCATCGTGGTTTCCAACCCAG TGGATATTCTGACTTACGTCACCTGGAAACTGAGCGGGCTACCTAAGCACCGTGTGATTGGAAGCGGATGCAATCTGGATTCTGCTCGATTCCGCTACCTCATGGCAGAGAAGCTTGGCATTCATCCCAGCAGCTGCCACGGATGGATCCTGGGCGAGCATGGAGACTCCAGTG tgGCTGTGTGGAGCGGGGTGAATGTGGCAGGAGTCTCCCTCCAGGAACTGAATCCAGAAATGGGGACAGACAATGACAGTGAGAACTGGAAGGAGGTGCATAAGATGGTGGTGGACAG TGCCTATGAAGTCATCAAGCTCAAAGGCTACACCAACTGGGCCATCGGCCTGAGCGTGGCTGACCTCATCGAGTCCATGCTGAAAAACCTCTCCCGGATTCACCCCGTGTCTACCATGGTGAAG GGAATGTACGGCATTGAGAATGAAGTCTTCCTCAGTCTCCCGTGCATCCTCAATGCTCGGGGGCTGACCAGCGTCATCAATCAGAAGCTGAAGGACGATGAGGTCGCTCAGCTCAGGAAGAGTGCGGACACCCTGTGGGACATCCAGAAAGACCTCAAAGACCTGTGACTGCCAGTCTCTAGGCTGTAG
- the Ldhb gene encoding L-lactate dehydrogenase B chain isoform 2 (isoform 2 is encoded by transcript variant 2) has translation MATLKEKLIASVADDEAAVPNNKITVVGVGQVGMACAISILGKSLADELALVDVLEDKLKGEMMDLQHGSLFLQTPKIVADKDYSVTANSKIVVVTAGVRQQEGESRLNLVQRNVNVFKFIIPQIVKYSPDCTIIVVSNPVDILTYVTWKLSGLPKHRVIGSGCNLDSARFRYLMAEKLGIHPSSCHGWILGEHGDSSVAVWSGVNVAGVSLQELNPEMGTDNDSENWKEVHKMVVDRECTALRMKSSSVSRASSMLGG, from the exons ATGGCAACCCTTAAGGAGAAGCTCATTGCGTCCGTTGCAGATGATGAGGCTGCCGTCCCGAACAACAAGATCACTGTAGTGGGCGTTGGACAAGTGGGTATGGCATGTGCCATCAGCATTCTGGGAAAG TCTCTGGCTGATGAACTTGCCCTGGTGGATGTGTTGGAAGACAAGCTCAAAGGAGAGATGATGGACCTGCAGCACGGGAGCTTGTTCCTCCAGACTCCGAAAATTGTGGCCGATAAAG ATTACTCTGTGACAGCCAACTCTAAGATTGTGGTGGTGACGGCAGGAGTCCGCCAGCAGGAGGGGGAGAGTCGGCTCAACCTGGTGCAGAGAAATGTCAACGTGTTCAAGTTCATCATTCCTCAGATCGTCAAGTACAGCCCTGACTGCACCATCATCGTGGTTTCCAACCCAG TGGATATTCTGACTTACGTCACCTGGAAACTGAGCGGGCTACCTAAGCACCGTGTGATTGGAAGCGGATGCAATCTGGATTCTGCTCGATTCCGCTACCTCATGGCAGAGAAGCTTGGCATTCATCCCAGCAGCTGCCACGGATGGATCCTGGGCGAGCATGGAGACTCCAGTG tgGCTGTGTGGAGCGGGGTGAATGTGGCAGGAGTCTCCCTCCAGGAACTGAATCCAGAAATGGGGACAGACAATGACAGTGAGAACTGGAAGGAGGTGCATAAGATGGTGGTGGACAG GGAATGTACGGCATTGAGAATGAAGTCTTCCTCAGTCTCCCGTGCATCCTCAATGCTCGGGGGCTGA